In Acropora palmata chromosome 7, jaAcrPala1.3, whole genome shotgun sequence, one genomic interval encodes:
- the LOC141886713 gene encoding nicolin-1-like: MVDSFLNSKPKPLDCIIKKPVLLTIGDQTTDSYKSGVSVVDIIFPGSHSVDVGKLTFKNCYSASITVKVKLRDDMSNETWNTVVKNLKLMPHSHFEAGSQDNFTIMIKDIIKPSSQVIMLRLILKQPSPHWCNFGIEEVKCFPLTKKSNTIAPGWMQSVESRNKSVTKTPNNTPNSDSVAGSVQQLWALLQQLKSSESDVAIGRFDIDGSYDINLLSYT; the protein is encoded by the coding sequence ATGGTCGATAGtttcttgaattcaaaacCGAAACCTTTGGATTGCATTATCAAGAAACCCGTGTTGTTGACGATTGGAGATCAAACAACTGATTCTTACAAGTCCGGGGTTTCCGTTGTTGACATTATTTTTCCTGGAAGCCACTCTGTCGATGTGGGAAAGCTGACATTTAAGAACTGCTACTCTGCATCGATTACGGTCAAGGTAAAACTGCGTGATGATATGAGCAACGAAACGTGGAATACCGTCGTGAAAAACCTCAAACTAATGCCACATTCTCACTTTGAAGCAGGGAGTCAAGATAATTTTACGATAATGATCAAAGATATCATTAAGCCCTCCTCTCAAGTTATTATGCTGAGGTTAATTCTCAAACAACCATCCCCTCACTGGTGCAATTTTGGAATTGAAGAGGTCAAATGTTTTCCTCTCACGAAGAAAAGTAACACAATAGCTCCAGGATGGATGCAGTCTGTTGAGTCACGCAATAAGTCAGTAACGAAAACCCCAAATAATACTCCAAATTCTGATAGTGTTGCAGGCAGCGTCCAGCAGCTTTGGGCTTTATTACAACAGCTGAAGTCATCTGAAAGTGATGTTGCTATTGGACGTTTTGATATTGATGGTAGCTATGACATCAACTTGCTGTCATATACTTAG